The sequence below is a genomic window from Salvelinus fontinalis isolate EN_2023a chromosome 19, ASM2944872v1, whole genome shotgun sequence.
tgggttagcgttagaggacagctctgggttagtgttggaggtcagctctgggttagtgttagaggacagctctgggttagaggacagctctgggttagtgttggaggtcagctctggggtagtgttggaggtcagctctggggtagtgttggaggacagctctgggttagtgttagaggacagctctgggttagtgttagaggacagctctgggttagtgttggaggtcagctctgggttagtgttagaggacagctctgggttagaggacagctctgggttagtgttggaggtcagctctgggttagtgttggaggacagctctgggttagtgttggaggacagctctgggttagaggacagctctgggttagtgttggaggacagctctgagttagtgttagaggacagctctgggttagtgttggaggacagctctgggttagtgttagaggacagctttgggttagtgttggagatcagctctgggttagtgttagaggacagttctgggttagtgttggaggtcagctctgggttagaggacagctctgggttagtgttagaggacagctctgggttagtgttggaggtcagctctgggttagtgttagaggacagctctgggttagaggtcagctctgggttagtgttagaggtcagctctgggttagtgttagaggacagctctgggttagaggacagctctgggttagtgttagagggcagctctgggttagtgatggaggacagctctgggttagtgttagaggacagctctgggttagtgttagaggacagctctgggttagtgttagaggtcagctctgggttagtgttggaggtcagctctgggttagtgttagaagacagctctgggttagtgttagaggacagctctgggttagtgttggaggacagctctgggttagtgttggagatcagctctgggttagtgttagaggacagttctgggttagtgttggaggtcagctctgggttagaggacagctctgggttagtgttagaggacagctctgggttagtgttggaggtcagctctgggttagaggacagctctgggttagtgttggaggacagctctgggttagtgttagaggtcagctctgggttagtgttggaggacagctctgggttagtgttggagatcagctctgggttagtgttagaggtcagctctgggttagtgttggaggtcagctctgggttagtgttagaggacagctctgggttagaggtcagctctgggttagaggtcagctctgggttagtgttagaggacagctctgggttagaggtcagctctgggttagaggacagctctgggttagtgttagaggtcagctctgggttagtgttggagatcagctctgggttagtgttagaggtcagctctgggttagtgttggagatcagctctgggttagtgttagaggtcagctctgggttagtgttggaggtcagctctgggttagtgttggaggtcagctctgggttagtgttagaggacagctctgggttagaggacagctctgggttagtgttagaggacagttctgggttagtgttggaggtcagctctgggttagaggacagctctgggttagtgttagaggacagctctgggttagtgttagaggacagctctgggttagtgttagaggacagctctgggttagtgttggaggtcagctctgggttagtgttagaggtcagctgtgggttagtgttggaggtcagctctgggttagaggacagctctgggttagtgttggaggacagctctgggttagtgttagaggtcagctctgggttagaggacagctctgggttagtgttagaggtcagctctgggttagtgttagaggacagctctgggttagtgatggaagacagctctgggttagtgttggaggtcagctctgggttagtgttagaggacagctctgggttagtgttggaggtcagctctgggttagaggtcagctctgggttagtgttggaggtcagctctgggttagtgttggaggtcagctctgggttagaggtcagctctgggttagtgttggaggtcagctctgggttagtgttggaggtcagctctgggttagtgttggaggacagctctgggttagtgttggaggtcagctctgggttagtgttggaggacagctctgggttagtgttagaggacagctctgggttagtgttggaggtcatctctgggttagtgttggaggtcatctctgggttagtgttggaggtcagctctgggttagaggtcagctctgggttagtgttagaggacagctctgggttagtgatggtagacagctctgggttagtgttggaggtcagctctgggttagtgttagaggtcagctctgggttagaggacagctctgggttagtgttggaggacagctctgggttagtgttggaggtcagctctgggttagaggtcagctctgggttagtgttagaggtcagctctgggttagaggacagctctgggttagtgttagaggacagctctgggttagaggtcagctctgggttagtgttagaggacagctctgggttagtgttggaggacagctctgggttagtgttggaggtcagctctgggttagtgttagaggtcagctgtgggttagtgttggaggtcagctctgggttagaggacagctctgggttagtgttggaggacagctctgggttagtgttagaggtcagctctgggttagaggacagctctgggttagtgttagaggtcagctctgggttagtgttagaggacagctctgggttagtgatggaagacagctctgggttagtgttggaggtcagctctgggttagtgttagaggacagctctgggttagtgttggaggtcagctctgggttagaggtcagctctgggttagtgttggaggtcagctctgggttagtgttggaggtcagctctgggttagaggtcagctctgggttagtgttggaggtcagctctgggttagtgttggaggtcagctctgggttagtgttggaggacagctctgggttagtgttggaggtcagctctgggttagtgttggaggacagctctgggttagtgttagaggacagctctgggttagtgttggaggtcatctctgggttagtgttggaggtcatctctgggttagtgttggaggtcagctctgggttagaggtcagctctgggttagtgtttgttgcgtcaaaacagaacactcaaaacatgagcacaatggcagctcttcctttaaagacctccaggcctcaagagggcagataacccaaaaaacacgggtggaactaaaaaattgagccaggatttctggagggactacttttacatgcgcacctgtcagataagcatgggtataaaatgtttggtcctcaacatacacacagctcattgttcaaccctaaagacgcaactggtatgtaatgtttggaattatttattatgttgcatccagtgcttagcacaatttacatgtttaactctggtaggagTGTTGACTTTTGGtgtggatattttctgactgcagaagtaattgctagaagtgctagattaaattgtttaaacgtttactttattcaaagccatgctttgttgctgtgtcatgcattgtttagtgtaaaataatgcatgtttattctctgtttgtttaaggttatcaacctattcctagtgctagtgctattcctagtgctagtgctattcctagtgctagtgctattcctattgctagtgctattcctattccctattcctctgtgattcaactactctattcaacaaatcaactatttcaacatattcaacaaatggcatcaaaaccataataaaacactggaaaggaattgagttgtccctttgcatccttcacgggttgagcaagccgttttcaagtttgggcagagctgaaaataattataacacctagacaacttgacagTTGATAACCAAGCGTGGCAGTGAAGACGAAAGGATTAACGGCCTGAAGTCAGGAAAGCTGTCGTCGCAGAGAGAGTATTGGCTTACATCTCAAAATGGCGGAGGAAGCTCTTGGGAAAACAGTGAAGGAGCTGAAGCAAGAAAGAACTTTGGCAAAGAGTGCTTTTACCAAGCAAGCAAACTTCCTTAGCAGAGGTGCAAAACACATGACTAAGAGCGAACTGCGAGAGGAGTTCAAGAAGCTCACGTCGGAGGCAAGGAAGGTCAGTGAGACAAATGATGAATACAGGGCTGGACTTCTGGCAGACATTGAAGCTGAAACCGATGAGGGTGAAGAAGCTGACCTGAGCAAGCAGCAGCAGACTGAACTTGAGAAGACATTCCAAGAATGCGAAGTACGATTGGATGAGGTCAGGGGGATGATCCAGTCCAACCTATGGCCTAGATACGGGGAGGACGAGGTGAAGTCTGCAATCAAAGAAGCTGAGACCGCCTGTGATGGAGTTACTCAAATACCTGTTATGGCTGTAAATAGAGATGGCTTCGAGCTACGGTGGGATGGTGCGAAGGCACAAGTCCAAGATGCAATCACAAGCCTAGCAGAGTGGGAGATGTGGATTCCAGTAGCAGAAAAAGAACGGCTGGAAGccagagtaaaggatctgaaagcATTCAGAAACAACCTTGAAGCAAGGAGGGCAGGATTTCTCACAGCGCAAAGAATTGCGGAAGAGgataaagacagagggagagtgctGCAGATGCCCATGCCAGCTCCACAGCCGACACTGAGAATAAAACCAACCTGTTTACCCAAGTTCAGTGGGTATAAAAGGAATTTCCATCgatggaggagagactgggagagtctACAGAAGCAGGGGGAACCAACAGGCTCAGTCGAAGTAAAGAAAATCCAACTCATTGACAGTGTAGATGAGAGAATGTGCAGAGACCTCCGTTTGTCTACTTACAATACTGCTGAGGACATGTTCAGGGTGCTTGAGAACAGGTATGGAAACAAGTCTACAATTGCCTTGGAGATAATTGAGGATCTGGAGAAAATTCCTGCTTTAAGAGCAAATCAGCCAAGGAAAGTTATCGACATGATCCAAACTATAGAGAAGGCACTGGATGATCTCACAGAGCTTGGAGGCACAGGAGCCATCAACAACCCTCTAGTGATTAGATCCATAGAAAGCAAGTTACCTGACAACATCAAGCGGGATTGGCTTGTCTTCATGGTTAACCCGAGGAATAATGTCACGCCGGACAATCACTTTGAAAACCTTCTTAAATTCCTGAAAACACAGGAGGAAATTCTTGAAAAATTAGAGCAGCTGGGAGGGAGTGAAAAGCCAGAGAAGAAATATGCTTGTGTGGAGAGGAGATATGCGTCCACACGTTCCACAAGGAAAGGCGGCTGTGTTGTCTGTGGAGATGAAAAGCATAGAGAAAAGATCTTCTTTTGCAAGCGTTTCAAAGAGCTGAAGCCGGTGGAAAAGTTGGATGCTGTAGAAAAGCTGGGGGCCTGCAAGAGGTGCTTGGTCTGTCATGGAGAAGATGATGAATGCAAAGACACTTACCTGTGCAGGAAAAGAGACTGTAAGAAAGACCatcatttctttctttgtctGAAGGGAGATTTCAAGAGAAGTGACTCAGACAGAAGACAATCCAATGTGAGAAGGTATACGCttacagaggagcaggaggaattgGTATCTAAGCTCTCCCCAGAGATGGCAGAGAAATTCAAGAAAGCATTCACCAACGCCACTGCGAAAACAAACTGTGTCGAAAATAATCAGCTGGGAGTGACTGAGTCAAGTGCAGTAGAAGAATTGCCAGTTATTCTAATGTTGCTCAAGGTAACTGCCAATGCAGGACAAAGAATTGGAACCCTGATCGACTTGGCATCGGACACaaactacatcactcacagagctgCCAGAAGATTAAATCTTCGAAGTGAAAACATCACTTTAGTCGTTCATGGAGTCGGAGGAATGGCCATGAAGGTTAGAACCAGAAGATATCTCCTCAGAGTGAGGGTCAAAACGCCCATAGGCACGGAAAGAGCTCATGAGCTTATCTGCTATGGTTTGAATGAAATTGCCAACGTCCACAGAGTCATCAAACCTGAGCAACTCAAGAAGTTCTTCCCAGAAGTCAATCTAGGAGATCTGAGTAGACCAGAGAATATTGAGCTACTGATAAGCCACCGCGAAGGAAGACTTGCTCCGCAAAGAGTGAAGGTGATTGGAGACCTTGTCTTGTGGGAAGGCCCGCTAGGAAAGACTGTTGGTGGAGCACATCCAGATCTGTTTGAAGAAGTGGATATAGCCGCACACAGGTCTGAAACACACTTTGCTCGATCCATGAAAGCAACTGCTGTCAAATATCAAGAGATAGCTAAGCTGTTCACAGCTGAAACCAAAGGAACAGTTGCTCACAGAGAGTTCTTGGATTGGTGGAAGTGGGACAGCATTGGAGCAGCTTGCGACCCAAAGTGTGGAGGATGCCGGTGCGGCAACTGTCAACCAGGAGGCAAAGAAATGACtctgagtgaggaaagagagctgGAGATCATAAGGAAAGGCCTCACCTACATCAAAGCAGATGCTCACAGTGATGAACCCCACTGGGACACAAAATACCCCTGGATTCAAGATCCAAGTTCCCTTCCTGACAATAGGAGTGGGGTGGAAGCCACCTTCTTGAGAACAGAAAAGCAACTCAAAAAAGAGCCAGAGTGGAGAATAGCATACACAGCTCAAGTCCATGAAATGGTCGAGAGAAGAGCAGCGAAGAAACTCACCAAAGAGCTCATTGCCAGCTGGAAGGGGCCAGTATGGTATGTCAGCCACTTGGTGGCAGCAAACCCGCACTCTCTCACAACACCTGTGAGACTGGTATGGAACAGCAGCCAGAAGTTTAGAGGGGTCAGCATGAATGACCTTCTGCTGAAAGGGCCTGATGTCCTCAATCCCATCCGAGCAGTACTACTCAGGTTCAGGAGAGGCGTCAATGCTGCCCTCGGCGACATTAAGAAAATGTACAATTCTGTGTGGTTGGAAGACCTGGAGATGCACCTCCACAGATTTCTCTGGagagacactgaggaggaagagattgAAGAGTATGCGATCACCAGAGTCAATATTGGCGATCGACCAGCAGGGTGCATTGCGCAATTGGCTATGAGAGAGACAAGCAAACTGCCCATGTTTGCTCACCTGGAGGAGGAACGTAGGATCCTTGAAGAGGATACCTATGTCGATGACATCCTGACTTCCCATAATGACTTGCAAAAGCTGGACCAGAACACCAAAAGTGTTGAAGAGATCCTGAAGGCAGGCGGCTTCGTCCTCAAGCCCTGGGTCCGGTCAGATCAAAGTGGGAGGCAGGAGATCGTACCAGAAGAACAAGGAGCGCAGTCAAGCACAGCACTCATTCTCCCAAACCAAATGAGGGAAGGATACAATAAAGCCCTTGGAGTTGGATACCTTGTTGAGGAGGATAGACTGTACCTCATGACTTCAATCAATTTCTCAAAGAGGAAAGGGAAAATGAGAGTCGGCCAAAATCTCCTTGATGAAGAGGTGAGAGGGAAAACTCCAAACCCACTGACGAGAAGAGAACTGCTGAGCCAGGTAGCTAGCCTGTATGACCCAATAGGCCTCGTCACACCTGCCAAACAAAAGGGTGCCATTCTTGTCAGAAAGGCGTTTCAGGAAGCTGGAGGCAAAACTCTGAACCGAGACACTTGGGACAAACCTTTGTCTGAAAATTTGAGGGAAGAAGCCATCCAATTCTTTGAGGAATACACACGTCTTGGCCAAATCACCTTTCACAGAAGCCTCACACCAGCCAACTGGATTGGAAAACCATGGGGAATAACATTCTCTGATGGAAGTGACAAGAGCTATGGAGCCGTAGTGTACTTAAGATGGGAGACCCAGCAAGGCATCAAAGTCAGACTGGTTGAATCCAAAGCAAAGCTCACACCATTGGACCAAAAGGGAGAACCAGTAAAAGCTGAAATCTGCGGTGCTGTCTATGCAGCACGACTTCGAAAGTACGTTGAAAAGCACAGTCGAATAGAAATTGAACGATGGCTCCATCTACTGGACAGTCAAACTGTGTTGGGAGCAATCCAGAGAGACAGCTATGGATATCAAACTTTCTTTGCAAATAGAGTTGGAGAGATCCAGAAATCCACATCCATAGAAGACTGGTGGTGGATCCCAGGAAGCCTGAACAGTGCTGACATCATAACAAGAGGGGCAGCCCCAGAAGACCTCCAGGAATATTCCATGTGGCAGGATGGACCAGCATTCCTGAGGAAACCTGTGAAAGAGTGGCCACATAAGTCAGCCAAAGAAATCGCTGCGTATGCCAAGGAAGGTATAAACAAACTTCGAAGGAAAGCTTTCTCGGCAGCACTGACCAGAGCGCAGGTCAAGAGAAACCAGAGTGATGCACAGCAAAATAACCCAGATGAACCCAAGACTCGGATCCGAAGATCACCAGCCGGCTCTGCGGTAACAAAACTGATTGACATCAGGAAATTCAGCAATCTGACCAGGCTGATCCGAGTCATTGCCTGGGTTTGGAGAGCCGCAACGAGATGGAAAGAAATGTTAACCAAGAATTCAGCCTCAGATAAACCAAAGTGGGAGGACGCTCTTTCAACAAACTGGAGGTACAGAGCCAAACAAGCTGTACTCACTGTCGGGGAGTGTGAGGATGCACTAAGAGACTTGTTCCTTGCAGCTCAAGAAGGTATAACCTTTCAAGATACCACTCTCAACAGACTCGCTGtttacagagataaagagactgGGCTCTTAGTTTGTGGAGGAAGGTTCCAGATCTTTGATGAGGAGGAAACTGCCGTACCAATTCTACCATATGAGGCATGGATATCCACTCTCCTAGCTCAAGAGGCCCATGGTGCAAATCATGAAGAAATAGCAGGCACACTCCTCCGGATGAGGAAGAAAGCCTGGGTGATAAAAGGCCGGAAGCTGGCTAAAAAGAGAGTTGACAATTGTGTGGTGTGCAGAAAGGCCAGGGCCAGAAAGTGCCAACAGATCATGAGTGACCTTCCATCCGAGCGGATAACACCAGCCAGACCATTTGAGTACACAACAGTGGACTTATTTGGACCGTATGAAGTCAAGGACGAGGTGAAAAAGAAAACCAAGCTCAAGGTGTGGGGTATTGTCTTCTGTTGCATGGTATCCAGAGCTATGCACACAGATGTTGTCAGTGACCAGTCGACGGAAGGCTTCCTACTGGCTTACCAAAGATTCACGGCACTGAGAGGGCACCCAAAGAAATTGTGGTCAGATCCTGGAAAGAACTTTGTGGGTGCCAGACCTGCCCTCAAAGAACTCTACATCTTCTTGGATCAACTAGATAAATCTGAGCTTGAAAATGAAGCTTCCAAGCATGGGACAGAATGGAGCTGGAAAATCCACCCAGCAGACTCCCCTCACAGGAATGGAGCTGCAGAAGCAGCTGTTCGTACTGTGAAGCGGGCTTTGCACAACCTGGGAGGAGAAGGACTCTTCACATGGACTGAGTTTCAAACATTTCTCTACACGGCTGCTAACCTTGCCAATGAGAGGCCCATAGATGCAAGAACTCAAAGCCGGGAGGACTGCATAGAATACATCAGCCCAAATTCCCTTCTGCTTGGACGGATTGGACCCAGAGGAGATCTTGGATGCTTTGATTTTGAAAGGTACCCATACAAAAGATTGAGAGCTATCCAAACAGAAGTTGACCGGTTCTGGAGGAAGtggagtcagttagctgggcccaaTCTATTCGTGAGGAGTAAATGGCACACAACACATAGGAATGTGGCTGTTGGAgatgttgtctggctggctgaccaAAATGCCTGGAGGGGTCACTACAAACTAGCCAGAGTCATCAGTGTCAACATTGACAAGAAGGGCATCGTCAGAGATGTGCATGTCAGAACTTTTCCCAGCTACCCAGTCCCAACTGTGAAGCCTGCTCAAGAGAAGTCAAAGACACTCTCAACTAAAATACCTGCTACAGTTCTTCATAGGGATGTCAGACGCATCATTGTTATACTTCCTGTTGAAGAAGGAAGAGCCTGATAGCTGAAATCGAACATGCCCCAACACAGAGGTTCGTGTGACCTCCTTCGGTTCAAGAACCAGGAGGTCAAGTGGGAGGTGTTGCgtcaaaacagaacactcaaaacatgagcacaatggcagctcttcctttaaagacctccaggcctcaagagggcagataacccaaaaaacacgggtggaactaaaaaattgagccaggatttctggagggactacttttacatgcgcacctgtcagataagcatgggtataaaatgtttggtcctcaacatacacacagctcattgttcaaccctaaagacgcaactggtatgtaatgtttggaattatttattatgttgcatccagtgcttagcacaatttacatgtttaactctggtaggagTGTTGACTTTTGGtgtggatattttctgactgcagaagtaattgctagaagtgctagattaaattgtttaaacgtttactttattcaaagccatgctttgttgctgtgtcatgcattgtttagtgtaaaataatgcatgtttattctctgtttgtttaaggttatcaacctattcctagtgctagtgctattcctagtgctagtgctattcctagtgctagtgctattcctattgctagtgctattcctattccctattcctctgtgattcaactactctattcaacaaatcaactatttcaacatattcaacaaatggcatcaaaaccataataaaacactggaaaggaattgagttgtccctttgcatccttcacgggttgagcaagccgttttcaagtttgggcagagctgaaaataattataacacctagacaacttgacagtgttagaggacagctctgggttagtgatggtagacagctctgggttagtgttggaggtcagctctgggttagtgttagaggtcagctctgggttagaggacagctctgggttagtgttggaggacagctctgggttagtgttggaggtcagctctgggttagag
It includes:
- the LOC129816959 gene encoding uncharacterized protein LOC129816959; protein product: MAEEALGKTVKELKQERTLAKSAFTKQANFLSRGAKHMTKSELREEFKKLTSEARKVSETNDEYRAGLLADIEAETDEGEEADLSKQQQTELEKTFQECEVRLDEVRGMIQSNLWPRYGEDEVKSAIKEAETACDGVTQIPVMAVNRDGFELRWDGAKAQVQDAITSLAEWEMWIPVAEKERLEARVKDLKAFRNNLEARRAGFLTAQRIAEEDKDRGRVLQMPMPAPQPTLRIKPTCLPKFSGYKRNFHRWRRDWESLQKQGEPTGSVEVKKIQLIDSVDERMCRDLRLSTYNTAEDMFRVLENRYGNKSTIALEIIEDLEKIPALRANQPRKVIDMIQTIEKALDDLTELGGTGAINNPLVIRSIESKLPDNIKRDWLVFMVNPRNNVTPDNHFENLLKFLKTQEEILEKLEQLGGSEKPEKKYACVERRYASTRSTRKGGCVVCGDEKHREKIFFCKRFKELKPVEKLDAVEKLGACKRCLVCHGEDDECKDTYLCRKRDCKKDHHFFLCLKGDFKRSDSDRRQSNVRRYTLTEEQEELVSKLSPEMAEKFKKAFTNATAKTNCVENNQLGVTESSAVEELPVILMLLKVTANAGQRIGTLIDLASDTNYITHRAARRLNLRSENITLVVHGVGGMAMKVRTRRYLLRVRVKTPIGTERAHELICYGLNEIANVHRVIKPEQLKKFFPEVNLGDLSRPENIELLISHREGRLAPQRVKVIGDLVLWEGPLGKTVGGAHPDLFEEVDIAAHRSETHFARSMKATAVKYQEIAKLFTAETKGTVAHREFLDWWKWDSIGAACDPKCGGCRCGNCQPGGKEMTLSEERELEIIRKGLTYIKADAHSDEPHWDTKYPWIQDPSSLPDNRSGVEATFLRTEKQLKKEPEWRIAYTAQVHEMVERRAAKKLTKELIASWKGPVWYVSHLVAANPHSLTTPVRLVWNSSQKFRGVSMNDLLLKGPDVLNPIRAVLLRFRRGVNAALGDIKKMYNSVWLEDLEMHLHRFLWRDTEEEEIEEYAITRVNIGDRPAGCIAQLAMRETSKLPMFAHLEEERRILEEDTYVDDILTSHNDLQKLDQNTKSVEEILKAGGFVLKPWVRSDQSGRQEIVPEEQGAQSSTALILPNQMREGYNKALGVGYLVEEDRLYLMTSINFSKRKGKMRVGQNLLDEEVRGKTPNPLTRRELLSQVASLYDPIGLVTPAKQKGAILVRKAFQEAGGKTLNRDTWDKPLSENLREEAIQFFEEYTRLGQITFHRSLTPANWIGKPWGITFSDGSDKSYGAVVYLRWETQQGIKVRLVESKAKLTPLDQKGEPVKAEICGAVYAARLRKVGEIQKSTSIEDWWWIPGSLNSADIITRGAAPEDLQEYSMWQDGPAFLRKPVKEWPHKSAKEIAAYAKEGINKLRRKAFSAALTRAQVKRNQSDAQQNNPDEPKTRIRRSPAGSAVTKLIDIRKFSNLTRLIRVIAWVWRAATRWKEMLTKNSASDKPKWEDALSTNWRYRAKQAVLTVGECEDALRDLFLAAQEGITFQDTTLNRLAVYRDKETGLLVCGGRFQIFDEEETAVPILPYEAWISTLLAQEAHGANHEEIAGTLLRMRKKAWVIKGRKLAKKRVDNCVVCRKARARKCQQIMSDLPSERITPARPFEYTTVDLFGPYEVKDEVKKKTKLKVWGIVFCCMVSRAMHTDVVSDQSTEGFLLAYQRFTALRGHPKKLWSDPGKNFVGARPALKELYIFLDQLDKSELENEASKHGTEWSWKIHPADSPHRNGAAEAAVRTVKRALHNLGGEGLFTWTEFQTFLYTAANLANERPIDARTQSREDCIEYISPNSLLLGRIGPRGDLGCFDFERYPYKRLRAIQTEVDRFWRKWSQLAGPNLFVRSKWHTTHRNVAVGDVVWLADQNAWRGHYKLARVISVNIDKKGIVRDVHVRTFPSYPVPTVKPAQEKSKTLSTKIPATVLHRDVRRIIVILPVEEGRA